The Prevotella melaninogenica ATCC 25845 genome includes a window with the following:
- a CDS encoding YaaA family protein produces MQILLASAKIMNSTTTVQTPKTHLPRFKKEAGQMALELGDLSVEELAKAILCNEKIALENKLRYQDFFNEEAYLPALLAYYGQAYKCLKAQEYSQEDFSYADKHLWITSFLYGLLRPLDLIHPYRLEGKAKLPSAEGKNMFAYWKPHLTDILIEAVKADDGILVHLATEEFQHLFDWKRLQKEIRIIQPLFMVDQGSRLKAVSVYAKSCRGAMTSYILRNQLTSPDELLAFEYDGFTYHKDYGDENHPHFILKP; encoded by the coding sequence ATGCAGATTCTATTAGCATCCGCTAAGATAATGAACAGTACCACTACGGTACAAACCCCAAAAACACACCTGCCTCGCTTCAAAAAAGAAGCGGGGCAGATGGCGTTAGAATTAGGTGACCTTTCTGTTGAAGAACTTGCAAAAGCGATTCTATGCAATGAAAAGATTGCACTTGAAAATAAGTTACGTTATCAAGATTTCTTCAACGAGGAAGCCTACTTACCTGCCCTCCTCGCTTACTACGGACAAGCATATAAATGCCTTAAAGCACAGGAGTACAGTCAGGAAGACTTCTCATATGCTGACAAACATCTTTGGATAACAAGTTTTCTTTATGGTCTCTTACGTCCATTAGACCTTATCCATCCCTATCGTCTTGAAGGAAAAGCCAAACTACCTTCAGCCGAAGGCAAGAATATGTTTGCCTATTGGAAACCTCATCTTACAGATATTCTCATCGAAGCAGTTAAAGCTGACGATGGAATCCTTGTACACTTGGCAACAGAAGAATTCCAACATCTATTCGATTGGAAACGATTACAAAAAGAGATACGTATTATTCAACCACTCTTTATGGTTGATCAAGGGAGTCGACTGAAGGCAGTTAGTGTCTATGCAAAGAGCTGTCGTGGTGCTATGACAAGTTATATACTCCGTAACCAACTAACTTCACCTGACGAACTTCTTGCCTTCGAGTATGATGGATTCACCTATCATAAAGATTATGGAGACGAAAATCATCCACACTTTATCCTAAAGCCTTAA
- a CDS encoding OmpP1/FadL family transporter — translation MKSKYIFFAVSLFAALSANAQETYENAKLAGEDLNGTARYVGMGGAMEALGADISTIGSNPAGIGLFRHSNVSLSAGLLMQSDGKEFSNGKKTNLSFDQIGGVYTTRTGQKSFLNFGFNYHKSKNFDYILNAAGSLNGSSQNKQSYIKGILGNENNGGFFVGKDKKGQNVGYVEAPTPNNPSPNVASTWSQIDYLYWNSLIPGSTGTYNYEKATGYTLDRAHTGYIGNYDFAVSGNLNDRVYLGLTFGMKDVNYKGYSEYRENLNNAGGVLVRDERKVTGSGFDITAGVIVRPVAESPFRIGAYVKSPTWYDLTTSNVTRLVYASGTSSQEKGVANSYDFKMWTPWKFGFSLGHTVGNYLALGATYEYENYSNINSRVNDGGYYDYYYGQYYESSIPDKNMNAHTKEVLKGVSTLKLGIEYKPVSNVALRIGYNYVGAKYANNGQKDPGLASLGTSYSSTTDYTNWGEINRFTLGVGYQVKKFNIDLAYQYSAQKGSFAPFSNVKDITYTSGTTKITESNIASITDVKNNRSQLLLTLGYRF, via the coding sequence ATGAAGAGTAAATATATTTTCTTTGCTGTTTCGTTGTTTGCTGCTTTGTCTGCAAATGCACAGGAGACATACGAGAATGCTAAGTTAGCAGGAGAGGACTTGAATGGTACTGCACGCTATGTTGGTATGGGCGGAGCCATGGAAGCCTTGGGTGCTGATATTTCTACTATCGGTTCTAACCCAGCTGGTATCGGTTTGTTCCGTCACAGCAATGTTAGTCTCAGTGCTGGTCTTCTTATGCAATCAGATGGTAAGGAGTTCTCTAATGGTAAGAAGACTAATCTGAGTTTCGACCAGATTGGTGGTGTCTATACTACTCGTACTGGTCAGAAGTCTTTCCTTAACTTTGGTTTCAATTATCATAAGAGCAAGAACTTTGATTATATCCTTAATGCTGCAGGCTCTTTGAATGGAAGTTCACAGAATAAGCAGTCATATATTAAAGGTATACTTGGTAATGAAAATAATGGTGGATTCTTTGTTGGTAAAGATAAGAAAGGTCAGAATGTTGGTTATGTAGAGGCTCCAACACCAAACAATCCATCACCAAATGTAGCATCTACTTGGAGTCAGATTGATTACCTTTATTGGAATTCATTGATTCCAGGTAGCACAGGAACTTATAATTATGAGAAAGCTACTGGTTATACTTTAGACCGTGCGCATACTGGCTATATTGGTAACTACGACTTTGCTGTGAGTGGAAACCTCAATGACAGGGTTTATCTCGGTTTGACATTCGGTATGAAGGATGTTAATTATAAGGGATATAGTGAGTATCGTGAGAACTTAAACAATGCTGGTGGTGTACTTGTTCGTGATGAGAGAAAGGTAACGGGTTCAGGTTTTGATATCACAGCTGGTGTAATTGTTCGTCCAGTAGCTGAGTCTCCATTTAGAATTGGTGCATACGTGAAGTCTCCAACATGGTATGACTTGACGACTTCAAATGTTACTCGTCTTGTTTATGCGTCAGGCACATCAAGTCAGGAAAAAGGTGTTGCTAACTCATACGATTTCAAGATGTGGACCCCTTGGAAGTTTGGCTTCTCTCTTGGTCACACTGTTGGCAACTACCTTGCCTTGGGTGCAACTTACGAGTATGAGAATTATAGTAATATTAATAGTAGAGTCAATGATGGTGGATACTATGATTATTACTATGGTCAGTACTACGAGTCATCAATCCCTGACAAGAATATGAATGCACACACTAAGGAGGTTCTGAAGGGGGTAAGTACTTTAAAGTTAGGTATTGAGTATAAGCCTGTAAGCAATGTTGCATTGCGTATAGGTTATAACTATGTTGGTGCAAAGTATGCAAATAATGGTCAGAAAGACCCAGGTCTTGCTTCTTTAGGTACATCATATTCTTCAACAACAGACTACACAAACTGGGGAGAAATTAATCGCTTCACATTAGGTGTTGGTTATCAGGTTAAGAAGTTCAATATAGACTTGGCTTATCAGTATAGTGCACAGAAAGGTTCTTTTGCTCCATTCTCTAATGTAAAAGACATTACTTATACATCTGGTACTACAAAAATAACGGAGTCTAACATTGCTTCAATTACTGATGTTAAGAATAACAGAAGTCAGTTACTCCTTACATTGGGTTATCGTTTCTAA